GCTCGTAGTCGCCGAAGATGTCGAGTGGCGGTTCGCCGGAACCGCTCTCCCCGAAGAACACTCGGTAACCCGGATCGAGCCGGACGAGATCGAGCTGTTCCTTCGTGGAGGTGCCGAGCATCTCGAAGTAATGGTCGAAGACCTCGGGCATGAGCCACCACGACGGTCCGGTGTCGAAGCGGAATCCGTCCTTGCTCCACAACCCCGCGCGCCCGCCGAGGTCGTCGTTCTTCTCGATCACCTCGACGTGGTGGCCGTCGTGGGCGAGCAGCGCGGCGGTGGACAGTCCGGCGACTCCGCCGCCGATGACGACAATGCGTTTGCGGGGGGTCATGCGTTCACTCCCGGTGCGGTGCGCGGCATCCCACGGCGGGCGACGGCGGCTGCCGCGATCTTGGCCTTGCCCGCGTTGGGAACACGGACACGGTTCAGCCTGGCCTCGGACGCCGACGATTCACGCAGGCGCGCAGTGAGTTCCGCGAAGAGGTCGTGTGCGGTGCAGACCGCGACGCGGCTACTCGCCGGCAGGTGCGGGATGGCTGCTGCCGCGGCGGTGAGGTCGAGATCGATGTCGTCGAGCCACAGCGACCAGGCTGCGTCGTCCGGGTTCTCCGGGTCGAGGCCGACCAGGTACCGGCGGCCCAGTCCGTCACTGTCCTCACCGAAGTCGCGGAGGAAGTTGATCTTCTGGAAGGCGGCGCCCAGACGACGCGCGCCGGGTGCGAGGTGGTCGTAGCGCGCTTCGGCTTTCGCCTCCTCGGCGAGGAACGCGCGCAGGCACATCAACCCGACGACCTCGGCCGAGCCGTAGATGTAGGACGCGAGGCTTTCGAAGTCGTGCTCGACCTGGGTCAGGTCCGAACGCATGGACGCGAAGAACGGCGCCACCAGGTCGAGGTCGATGCCGACCCGGCGGGCGGTCCGCGCGAAGGCGTGCACCACCAGGTTGCTGCTCGAACCGGTGATCATCGCCGCCGAGGTCTGCTCCTCGAGCTGGTCGAGTTCGTTGCTGCGGTCGACGAGTCCCTGCTCCGGGCGCGGCGCGTCGACGATCTCATCGGCGACGCGGACGAGCGCGTAGATGTTGCGAACGTCGCGGCGGATGGCGGGGGCGAGGAGGCGCGAGGCGAGTCCGAAGGAACTCGAGTACGACCGGATCACCAGCGCCGCGCTCGCCTCGGCGACGGCGTCGTACCGCCGATGCGGCGGGACCAGTTCGGTATGACCGGGTAGATGCATCATCCGGTGGCTCCTGCGGTGTGAAGTGGGGTTCGGTATGTCATGAATTCGACACCCGGACGGTGTTCGGATGGGTCGCGACCACGGCGGGGGCGGCGGCGAGTCCGTGGGGGTCGGGTCCGGGTAGCGCGCGCACCTGGTCGGCGAACCAGGGGCTGACCGCCCAGGGGGTTCGGGACGCGAGGTCCCACACATCCGGGACCTCCGCCCAGGCGTATTCGGCGACCTCGTCCGGATTCGGCTGCAGCGAACCCACCGGGCGGGCGACGAACACGGGGCAGATCTCGTTCTCGACGATGCCGCTCGCGTCGACGGCCCGGTACCGGAAGTCGGGCAGGACGCACCGCACCTCGTCGACGTCGATGCCCAGTTCA
The sequence above is drawn from the Gordonia rubripertincta genome and encodes:
- a CDS encoding phytoene/squalene synthase family protein, whose translation is MMHLPGHTELVPPHRRYDAVAEASAALVIRSYSSSFGLASRLLAPAIRRDVRNIYALVRVADEIVDAPRPEQGLVDRSNELDQLEEQTSAAMITGSSSNLVVHAFARTARRVGIDLDLVAPFFASMRSDLTQVEHDFESLASYIYGSAEVVGLMCLRAFLAEEAKAEARYDHLAPGARRLGAAFQKINFLRDFGEDSDGLGRRYLVGLDPENPDDAAWSLWLDDIDLDLTAAAAAIPHLPASSRVAVCTAHDLFAELTARLRESSASEARLNRVRVPNAGKAKIAAAAVARRGMPRTAPGVNA
- the idi gene encoding isopentenyl-diphosphate Delta-isomerase, whose translation is MINDSVVLADADGRPCGTADREGVHGVDTPLHFAFSCHLVDADNRILMTRRALSKRSWPGVWTNSFCGHPRPGEAVVDAVHRYAQRELGIDVDEVRCVLPDFRYRAVDASGIVENEICPVFVARPVGSLQPNPDEVAEYAWAEVPDVWDLASRTPWAVSPWFADQVRALPGPDPHGLAAAPAVVATHPNTVRVSNS